The Catenuloplanes niger genome includes a window with the following:
- a CDS encoding tripartite tricarboxylate transporter permease yields the protein MGDVLGGFAVVLEPANLLYCLIGVLIGMLIGVLPGLGPAATIAMLLPVTFGLEPVTAIIMLAGIFYGAQYGGTITSVLLRLPGEASSVVTVFDGHALARQGKAGTALGIAAIGSFVGGTASIVALSLVAPFVAGFALDFGPPEYTMLALLGILLVATISAGGRLKALVAAAVGLLLATVGRDGFTGAERFTFESLALADGIDFVPVAMGLFGLGEILYSLEERQRSPEAPARVANVWPSGAELRQASGAIGRGSVLGFALGVLPGGGAVLSSMAAYALEKRRSRTPERFGNGAIEGVAAPETANNAAATSSFIPLLSLGIPANATMAVIFGALLIQGVAPGPQLVTQNPELFWGVVNSMYVGNVLLLIMSIPLVGLFVRILRVPPAVLAPVTVLITLIGAYTVNNSVFDIGLVVAFGALGYLMRKLGFDPGPLVLAFVLGSLLESSLRRSLLLFGGDPAGFLTRPIAAVLLAALVAVTVLPLVTRLRRGRPATPDDAHRAPADPGDAHQVPATPRDANDAPADPTRTER from the coding sequence GTGGGTGACGTGCTCGGCGGGTTCGCGGTCGTCCTCGAACCGGCGAACCTGCTCTACTGCCTGATCGGCGTGCTCATCGGCATGCTGATCGGCGTGCTGCCCGGTCTCGGGCCGGCCGCCACGATCGCGATGCTGCTGCCGGTCACGTTCGGCCTGGAACCGGTCACCGCGATCATCATGCTGGCCGGCATCTTCTACGGCGCCCAGTACGGCGGCACCATCACGTCCGTGCTGCTCCGGCTGCCCGGCGAGGCGTCCTCCGTGGTCACCGTGTTCGACGGCCACGCGCTCGCCCGGCAGGGCAAGGCCGGGACCGCGCTGGGCATCGCCGCGATCGGGTCGTTCGTCGGCGGCACCGCGTCGATCGTGGCGCTGTCCCTGGTCGCACCGTTCGTGGCCGGGTTCGCGCTGGACTTCGGCCCGCCGGAGTACACGATGCTGGCGCTGCTCGGCATCCTGCTGGTCGCCACCATCTCCGCCGGCGGGCGGTTGAAGGCGCTGGTCGCGGCCGCGGTCGGGCTGCTGCTGGCGACGGTCGGGCGGGACGGGTTCACCGGCGCGGAACGGTTCACGTTCGAGAGCCTCGCGCTGGCGGACGGCATCGACTTCGTACCGGTGGCGATGGGGTTGTTCGGTCTCGGGGAGATCCTCTACAGCCTGGAGGAGCGGCAGCGGTCCCCGGAGGCGCCCGCGCGCGTCGCCAACGTGTGGCCGAGCGGCGCCGAGCTGCGGCAGGCGAGCGGCGCGATCGGGCGCGGGTCGGTGCTCGGGTTCGCCCTCGGCGTGCTTCCCGGCGGCGGGGCCGTGCTGTCCTCGATGGCCGCGTACGCGCTGGAGAAACGCCGGTCGAGGACGCCGGAGCGGTTCGGCAACGGCGCGATCGAGGGGGTGGCCGCGCCGGAGACCGCGAACAACGCGGCCGCCACCTCGTCGTTCATCCCGCTGCTGTCGCTCGGCATCCCGGCGAACGCGACCATGGCGGTGATCTTCGGGGCGCTGCTGATCCAGGGCGTGGCGCCCGGCCCGCAGCTGGTCACGCAGAACCCGGAGTTGTTCTGGGGCGTGGTGAACAGCATGTACGTCGGCAACGTACTGCTGCTGATCATGAGTATTCCGCTGGTCGGGCTGTTCGTGCGGATCCTGCGCGTGCCGCCCGCGGTGCTCGCGCCGGTCACCGTGCTGATCACGCTGATCGGCGCGTACACGGTGAACAACAGCGTCTTCGACATCGGCCTGGTGGTCGCGTTCGGCGCGCTCGGCTACCTGATGCGCAAGCTCGGCTTCGACCCGGGCCCGCTGGTGCTCGCGTTCGTGCTCGGCTCGTTGCTGGAGAGCTCGCTGCGCCGGTCACTGCTGCTCTTCGGCGGCGACCCGGCCGGGTTCCTGACCCGCCCGATCGCCGCGGTACTGCTGGCCGCGCTGGTCGCGGTGACGGTGCTGCCGCTCGTCACCCGGCTGCGGCGCGGCCGGCCGGCGACCCCGGACGACGCGCACCGGGCCCCGGCGGACCCGGGCGACGCGCACCAGGTCCCGGCGACCCCGCGCGACGCGAACGATGCCCCGGCGGACCCGACGCGAACCGAACGCTGA
- a CDS encoding acyltransferase family protein, translating to MRVVTSLDGLRGLAVAGVLLFHTGHLPGGFLGVDLFFALSGYLITAQLLRTPDLTLTEFWERRIRRLFPALLVLLTVTVLLVWAFGSERLRRTTLTDGPWAQASLVNWHLLAESAGYWDRFGEPRVFAHLWSIAVEEQFYLGWPVAVLIAGRRRTGWVAATGAVVSLLVAVALVDPADPSRVYTGTDTRAFALLLGALAAAVPVPARTPAAVPSALLAAGIGAAWLLTDDAGDPAGLFLYSLAASALIALCVHDERTPVARALSWRPLRWAGGISYGLYLWHWPVIVLLPPDRAGLDGWAWTAVVTSVSVGAAMLSKHLVEEPVRFRARWARGRTGAAVLAAAMLVPAALWWLVPEPAPARVDVTDLPR from the coding sequence ATGCGAGTCGTCACCTCACTGGACGGGCTGCGCGGGCTGGCCGTCGCCGGCGTGCTGCTGTTCCACACCGGTCACCTGCCGGGCGGGTTCCTCGGCGTGGACCTGTTCTTCGCGCTGTCCGGTTACCTGATCACCGCGCAGCTGCTGCGCACCCCGGACCTCACCCTGACCGAGTTCTGGGAGCGGCGGATCCGGCGGCTGTTCCCGGCGCTGCTGGTGCTGCTGACCGTGACCGTCCTGCTGGTGTGGGCGTTCGGGTCGGAACGGTTGCGGCGCACGACGCTGACGGACGGACCGTGGGCGCAGGCGAGCCTGGTCAACTGGCACCTGCTCGCGGAGTCGGCCGGCTACTGGGACCGGTTCGGCGAACCCCGGGTCTTCGCGCATCTGTGGAGCATCGCGGTGGAGGAACAGTTCTATCTGGGGTGGCCGGTGGCGGTGCTGATCGCGGGCCGCCGCCGGACCGGGTGGGTGGCGGCGACGGGTGCGGTCGTCTCGTTGCTCGTGGCGGTCGCGCTGGTCGATCCGGCCGATCCGAGTCGCGTCTACACCGGCACCGACACCCGCGCGTTCGCCCTGCTGCTGGGCGCGCTGGCCGCCGCGGTGCCGGTGCCGGCGAGAACCCCGGCGGCCGTGCCGTCCGCCCTGCTCGCGGCCGGGATCGGGGCGGCCTGGCTGCTGACCGACGACGCCGGCGACCCGGCCGGGCTGTTCCTCTACTCGCTGGCCGCGTCCGCGTTGATCGCGCTGTGCGTGCACGACGAACGCACACCGGTCGCCCGGGCGCTGTCCTGGCGGCCGCTGCGCTGGGCCGGCGGCATCTCGTACGGCCTCTACCTGTGGCACTGGCCGGTCATCGTGCTGCTGCCACCGGACCGGGCCGGCCTGGACGGCTGGGCCTGGACCGCGGTCGTCACGTCCGTCTCGGTCGGCGCGGCCATGCTGTCGAAACACCTGGTCGAGGAACCGGTCCGGTTCCGTGCCCGGTGGGCGCGGGGACGCACCGGAGCGGCCGTCCTCGCCGCCGCCATGCTGGTGCCGGCCGCGCTGTGGTGGCTGGTGCCGGAACCCGCGCCGGCCCGGGTCGACGTCACCGACCTGCCCCGATGA
- a CDS encoding HAMP domain-containing sensor histidine kinase has translation MTGLRGRFLAAFVSVTVLGAVAATWASVTSASAALVTAAQEQFTVAVAGQIAAVAPELLHPPDQASLDRLRAAVGADTLVTYHALRSAAGTITELDLGAVRAAVRAERRLVAQRTVTAGRPELLIGTPVLVTAVDGTRTPSGIEVYTVRDLGPVDRRIDGLVRSAGRTAALALPLSVLLALAAAGSVLRPVRRLRDTARRLAAGDLGARATPRGRDELTDLTVTVNEMAASLQASMERTHRMRAEARRFAADVSHELRTPLATLTAVVDVLEATTRDLEPDARESAQMAITEVGRLTRLVEDLVEVSRFDAGTARLRLEDADLGETVRDCLRARGWTAAVDLSAPDRVRARLDHRRVDVIVANLVGNALRHGRPPVRIRVTADAGHALLSVADAGPGLPADVLPHLFERFWKRDPARTRTPGSGLGLALARENARLHGGDLTAADTGAGALFTLRLPLHPTEDR, from the coding sequence ATGACCGGGCTGCGCGGCCGGTTCCTGGCCGCGTTCGTCAGCGTGACCGTGCTCGGCGCGGTGGCCGCCACCTGGGCGAGCGTCACCTCGGCGAGCGCCGCCCTGGTCACCGCCGCCCAGGAGCAGTTCACCGTCGCGGTCGCGGGCCAGATCGCCGCGGTCGCGCCGGAGCTGCTCCATCCACCCGACCAGGCGAGCCTCGACCGGCTGCGCGCCGCCGTCGGCGCGGACACGCTCGTCACCTACCACGCCCTGCGTTCCGCGGCCGGCACGATCACGGAGCTGGACCTCGGCGCGGTCCGGGCCGCGGTGCGCGCCGAGCGCCGGCTCGTCGCGCAGCGCACCGTCACGGCCGGCCGGCCCGAGCTGCTGATCGGCACACCGGTGCTGGTCACCGCCGTGGACGGCACCCGGACCCCGTCCGGCATCGAGGTCTACACCGTTCGCGATCTGGGCCCGGTCGACCGGCGCATCGACGGGCTCGTCCGGTCCGCCGGGCGGACCGCCGCGCTGGCGCTGCCGCTGTCGGTGCTGCTGGCACTGGCCGCCGCGGGCAGCGTGCTGCGCCCGGTCCGGCGCCTGCGGGACACCGCCCGGCGCCTGGCCGCAGGCGACCTCGGCGCGCGTGCCACGCCGCGCGGCCGCGACGAGCTCACCGACCTGACGGTGACCGTCAACGAGATGGCCGCGTCGTTGCAGGCCTCGATGGAGCGGACGCACCGCATGCGCGCGGAGGCGAGACGGTTCGCCGCGGACGTGTCGCACGAGTTGCGTACGCCGCTGGCCACGCTCACCGCGGTGGTGGACGTGCTGGAGGCCACGACCCGTGACCTGGAACCGGACGCGCGCGAGTCGGCCCAGATGGCGATCACCGAGGTGGGCCGGCTCACCCGCCTGGTCGAGGATCTGGTGGAGGTGTCCCGCTTCGACGCCGGCACCGCCCGGCTGCGCCTCGAGGACGCGGATCTCGGCGAGACGGTACGGGACTGCCTGCGCGCCCGTGGCTGGACCGCCGCGGTGGACCTGTCCGCACCGGACCGCGTCCGGGCCCGGCTGGATCACCGCCGGGTCGACGTGATCGTGGCGAACCTGGTCGGCAACGCGCTCCGGCACGGCCGGCCGCCGGTCCGGATCCGGGTCACCGCCGACGCCGGGCACGCGCTGCTGTCGGTCGCCGACGCCGGGCCGGGACTGCCGGCGGACGTGCTCCCGCACCTGTTCGAGCGCTTCTGGAAACGCGATCCGGCCCGGACCCGTACCCCCGGCAGCGGTCTCGGTCTGGCCTTGGCGCGGGAGAACGCGCGCCTGCACGGCGGTGACCTCACCGCCGCCGACACCGGCGCCGGCGCGCTGTTCACGCTCCGGCTGCCCCTGCACCCCACGGAGGATCGATGA
- a CDS encoding response regulator transcription factor, which translates to MVAILLIEDDPLVRRGLELALTRHGYDMRTAGTGTAGLRALTAAPPDLVLLDLMLPDLDGFEVCRRIRAHGDLPVIMLTARADDVDVVGGLEAGADDYVVKPARPAVLDARIRAVLRRSVGDPDGIRTHGDLRIDTVALTVSIRGEPVSLTPTEMRVLLTLSRSPGRVFSRQQLLEEVWEHGYLGDSRLVDNCVQRLRAKIETDPASPEYVRTARGFGYRFGR; encoded by the coding sequence GTGGTGGCGATACTGCTGATCGAGGACGACCCACTGGTCAGGCGTGGTCTTGAGCTGGCGCTGACCCGGCACGGGTACGACATGCGCACGGCCGGGACCGGGACGGCCGGGCTGCGTGCGCTGACCGCGGCCCCACCGGACCTGGTGCTGCTCGATCTGATGCTGCCGGACCTGGACGGGTTCGAGGTCTGCCGCCGGATCCGCGCGCACGGCGACCTGCCGGTGATCATGCTGACCGCGCGGGCCGACGACGTGGACGTGGTCGGCGGTCTGGAGGCGGGCGCGGACGACTACGTGGTGAAGCCGGCCCGGCCCGCCGTGCTCGACGCCCGCATCCGCGCGGTCCTGCGCCGCAGCGTCGGCGACCCGGACGGCATCCGTACCCACGGTGATCTGCGGATCGACACGGTGGCGCTGACCGTGTCGATCCGCGGTGAGCCGGTCTCGCTGACCCCCACCGAGATGCGGGTGCTGCTCACCCTCTCGCGCAGCCCCGGCCGGGTCTTCAGCCGGCAGCAGCTTCTCGAGGAGGTGTGGGAGCACGGCTACCTGGGCGACTCGCGGCTGGTCGACAACTGCGTACAACGACTCCGCGCCAAGATCGAGACTGATCCGGCCTCGCCCGAGTACGTACGGACCGCCCGCGGCTTCGGCTACCGGTTCGGGCGATGA
- a CDS encoding SGNH/GDSL hydrolase family protein — MQIFRTLATGLLGTLALTSACTTAAPSAGPAPAPPGGATVLFAGDSIAAGQSVPMSEAFAAAGVRFRSIAAEGGGNVVGPNAAATWQTLSAALDTEDPAVVVYQITTYDWGTVRDQEAAYTRLASTVAEAGATLVVVTMPPIRPDDFYAPHMAELAHARDAAHAAVRASAGRARLLDAAAVWGKTFQQRDRSSDGVHTCPQGAARFTAWLLTELAGILPGFTPAAPETWANTGWSADRRFVGC, encoded by the coding sequence ATGCAGATCTTCCGCACCCTGGCCACCGGACTCCTCGGCACGCTCGCCCTGACCTCCGCCTGCACCACGGCAGCGCCCTCGGCCGGCCCCGCGCCGGCCCCGCCCGGCGGCGCCACCGTGCTGTTCGCCGGCGACTCGATCGCGGCCGGCCAGTCCGTACCGATGTCGGAGGCCTTCGCCGCCGCCGGCGTGCGGTTCCGGTCGATCGCCGCGGAGGGCGGCGGCAACGTCGTCGGGCCGAACGCGGCAGCGACCTGGCAGACCCTGTCCGCCGCGCTGGACACCGAGGACCCCGCGGTGGTCGTCTACCAGATAACCACCTACGACTGGGGAACGGTGCGCGACCAGGAGGCCGCCTACACCCGCCTGGCGAGCACGGTCGCGGAGGCCGGAGCCACCCTGGTCGTCGTCACGATGCCGCCGATCCGGCCGGACGACTTCTACGCCCCGCACATGGCCGAGCTGGCGCACGCGCGCGACGCCGCCCACGCGGCCGTGCGGGCGTCCGCCGGCCGCGCCCGGCTGCTCGACGCGGCCGCGGTCTGGGGCAAGACGTTCCAGCAGCGGGACCGCAGCAGCGACGGCGTGCACACCTGCCCGCAGGGCGCGGCCCGGTTCACCGCCTGGCTGCTCACCGAGCTGGCCGGGATCCTGCCGGGATTCACCCCGGCCGCGCCGGAGACCTGGGCGAACACCGGCTGGTCCGCCGACCGCCGGTTCGTCGGCTGCTGA
- a CDS encoding TetR/AcrR family transcriptional regulator, with the protein MSPRRGDALSRDRIVDATVQLLDAEGEAGLTVRAVTARLATGRGAIYHHVSGKDDLLAAAADGVVGRALTGLADDDDAERAVRAVALAIFEAIDAHPWLGAQLARDPAQPAVLRIWKTVGGPLRRLGLTGTALPNTGSALVNYVLGAAAQHAAGARRAPDEAARRAYLEDLATRWAQHDDDPIVRETAAVLRDHDDRQQFLAGVDIFLAGARALTRPDRS; encoded by the coding sequence ATGAGCCCTCGGCGCGGCGACGCGCTCTCCCGGGACCGCATCGTCGACGCCACCGTGCAGCTCCTCGACGCGGAAGGCGAGGCCGGCCTGACGGTCCGCGCGGTGACCGCCCGGCTGGCCACCGGCCGTGGCGCGATCTACCACCACGTGAGCGGCAAGGACGACCTGCTCGCCGCGGCCGCGGACGGGGTCGTCGGCCGGGCGCTCACCGGCCTGGCCGACGACGACGACGCGGAGCGGGCGGTCCGCGCCGTGGCGCTGGCGATCTTCGAGGCGATCGACGCGCACCCGTGGCTGGGCGCGCAGCTGGCCCGCGACCCGGCACAACCGGCCGTCCTGCGGATCTGGAAGACGGTCGGCGGGCCGCTGCGCCGGCTCGGCCTCACCGGAACCGCGCTGCCGAACACCGGATCGGCGCTGGTCAACTACGTGCTCGGCGCGGCCGCCCAGCACGCCGCGGGTGCCCGGCGCGCCCCGGACGAGGCCGCCCGCCGCGCCTACCTCGAGGACCTGGCCACGCGCTGGGCGCAGCACGACGACGACCCGATCGTGCGGGAGACGGCGGCCGTGCTGCGCGACCACGACGACCGGCAACAGTTCCTCGCCGGGGTGGACATCTTCCTGGCCGGGGCGCGAGCCCTGACCCGGCCCGACCGGTCCTGA
- a CDS encoding FAD-dependent oxidoreductase: protein MTTPVTIVGAGLGGLTLARVLHTHGIAVTVYEADASAGARTQGGQLDLHEHNGQRALEIAGLTAAYRAIIHRGGGAQRVLDRHGTVLADVPDDGSMARPEALRGDIRRILLESLPSGTVRWGRRLRTVTPAGGGRHELTFTDGSTAVSDLLVGADGTWSTVRALLSTHVPAYAGLSYVDTFLHDVSERHPAVAAAVGDGATYALAPGEGFLAHRERGDTVHVYVVLHRPAAWFEDIDFTDAGTARKRVAAEFDGWAPALVSLIADADTAPVLRAVHRLPDRHRWDRVPGVTLLGDAAHVTVPGGEGANVAMLDGAELGQAIARHPGAPEDALAEYERVMFDRAGAEAVAAHETIEFIFGAGAPHALAGLLNGAGT from the coding sequence ATGACCACCCCCGTCACCATCGTCGGCGCCGGCCTCGGCGGCCTCACCCTCGCCCGGGTGCTGCACACGCACGGCATCGCCGTCACCGTCTACGAGGCGGACGCCTCCGCCGGCGCCCGCACCCAGGGCGGGCAACTCGACCTGCACGAACACAACGGCCAGCGCGCCCTGGAGATCGCCGGGCTCACCGCGGCGTACCGTGCGATCATCCACCGCGGCGGCGGCGCCCAGCGCGTGCTCGACCGGCACGGCACGGTGCTCGCCGACGTCCCCGACGACGGCTCGATGGCGCGGCCGGAGGCGCTGCGCGGCGACATCCGCCGCATCCTGCTGGAGTCGCTGCCGAGCGGCACCGTGCGGTGGGGACGGCGCCTCCGCACGGTGACACCGGCCGGTGGCGGCCGCCACGAACTCACGTTCACGGACGGCTCCACCGCCGTCTCCGACCTGCTGGTGGGCGCCGACGGCACCTGGTCGACGGTGCGGGCACTGCTCTCCACGCACGTTCCGGCGTACGCGGGACTGAGCTACGTGGACACGTTCCTGCACGACGTCAGCGAGCGCCACCCCGCGGTCGCGGCGGCGGTCGGCGACGGCGCGACGTACGCCCTCGCTCCCGGCGAAGGCTTCCTCGCGCACCGCGAGAGGGGCGACACCGTGCACGTGTACGTGGTGCTGCACCGGCCCGCCGCGTGGTTCGAGGACATCGACTTCACCGACGCCGGCACCGCCCGGAAGCGCGTCGCCGCCGAGTTCGACGGATGGGCACCCGCCCTCGTCTCGCTCATCGCCGACGCCGACACCGCGCCGGTCCTGCGCGCCGTCCACCGGCTGCCCGACCGTCACCGGTGGGACCGGGTGCCCGGCGTCACGCTCCTCGGCGACGCGGCGCACGTGACCGTTCCCGGCGGCGAGGGCGCGAACGTCGCGATGCTCGACGGCGCCGAACTCGGCCAGGCGATCGCCCGGCACCCCGGCGCGCCGGAGGACGCGCTCGCGGAGTACGAGCGGGTGATGTTCGACCGGGCCGGGGCCGAGGCCGTCGCGGCCCACGAGACCATCGAGTTCATCTTCGGCGCCGGCGCGCCGCACGCCCTGGCCGGCCTGCTCAACGGTGCCGGAACGTGA
- a CDS encoding DUF6528 family protein: protein MNARGIGGAVAAAVCAALLAPGAPARAAADDYSILIGDLRNHTILEMDPAVPNWNSAAAVKWEWAPTAARGFSAAELAGFRGGNDFRLRRTATGAQRVVVVDGAGLATVIGYGGADDKKRIWAHKAPAADNRHSIELLPDGNVAVAATGGSGYVRVYAASQGPSATAYGEYVLAGAHATLWDPQFDRLWVAGDVDTAAGPRGALISLEVGGPASAPVLREDRRVVLDSQWAHDVSAHESDPAKLWVTTNARTYLYDKVTGTFAAPGAAWDRPFVKAVGSQPSGQVVQTMVDVRKNPQGACYLNNPNDSFRDWCTETVDFFGPDSRRTRSGAAIYKARVMSPYYSVADEALRGRVRDVTRNAAGAWAAPTAFDNNANIRRSAAAATPDGRLHAVSLVHASGVWYKSREASGTINSAAKIDDNTQISEVAIAADADGNLHVFTLVPGGGVWYRKRTGGVWAEHSTQIDQNGSVSAIAATVSPSAGTVHVLTVVPGSGVWHRTGSTAGVFRSSAKIDENGTLAGVSAAALPDGTVHAFTVTHWGSVFHRVRTAAGAWQSSAAVPTRAGTGQVTALAAAGWPGTALELVTVRSGLGLWHQARGGGTWPSPTRIDGDASVLDAFAVPLTDGTLHVGKISEIS from the coding sequence ATGAACGCACGGGGAATCGGGGGCGCGGTCGCGGCCGCGGTGTGCGCGGCGCTGCTGGCGCCGGGAGCACCGGCGCGGGCCGCCGCGGACGACTATTCGATCCTGATCGGCGACCTGCGGAACCACACGATCCTGGAGATGGACCCCGCGGTGCCGAACTGGAACAGTGCCGCCGCGGTGAAGTGGGAGTGGGCGCCGACGGCCGCGCGGGGCTTCTCCGCGGCCGAACTCGCCGGCTTCCGGGGCGGCAACGACTTCCGGCTGCGGCGTACGGCGACGGGTGCGCAGCGCGTCGTGGTGGTGGACGGCGCGGGGCTGGCGACCGTGATCGGCTACGGCGGCGCCGACGACAAGAAGCGGATCTGGGCGCACAAGGCCCCGGCCGCCGACAACCGGCACTCGATCGAGCTGCTGCCGGACGGCAACGTCGCGGTGGCCGCCACCGGGGGCAGCGGCTACGTGCGGGTGTACGCGGCGTCGCAGGGCCCGTCCGCCACCGCGTACGGCGAGTACGTGCTGGCGGGTGCGCACGCCACGCTCTGGGACCCGCAGTTCGACCGGCTCTGGGTGGCCGGTGACGTCGACACCGCGGCCGGCCCGCGAGGCGCGCTGATCTCGCTCGAGGTCGGTGGCCCGGCCTCCGCGCCGGTGCTGCGCGAGGACCGCCGGGTGGTGCTGGACAGCCAGTGGGCGCACGACGTGTCGGCCCACGAGTCCGACCCGGCCAAGCTGTGGGTGACCACGAACGCGCGCACCTACCTCTACGACAAGGTCACCGGCACGTTCGCGGCACCGGGCGCGGCCTGGGACCGGCCGTTCGTGAAGGCGGTCGGCAGCCAGCCGTCCGGGCAGGTGGTGCAGACGATGGTGGACGTGCGGAAGAACCCGCAGGGCGCCTGCTACCTGAACAACCCGAACGACTCGTTCCGCGACTGGTGCACCGAGACCGTGGACTTCTTCGGGCCGGACAGCAGGCGCACCCGCAGCGGCGCGGCGATCTACAAGGCGCGCGTGATGAGCCCGTACTACAGCGTCGCGGACGAGGCGCTGCGCGGCCGGGTGCGGGACGTGACCCGGAACGCGGCCGGCGCCTGGGCGGCACCCACGGCCTTCGACAACAACGCGAACATCCGCCGGAGCGCGGCGGCCGCGACCCCGGACGGGCGCCTGCACGCGGTGAGCCTCGTGCACGCCAGCGGCGTCTGGTACAAGAGCCGGGAGGCGTCCGGCACGATCAACAGCGCCGCGAAGATCGACGACAACACGCAGATCAGCGAGGTGGCGATCGCGGCCGATGCCGACGGCAACCTGCACGTGTTCACGCTGGTCCCGGGCGGCGGCGTCTGGTACCGCAAGCGCACCGGCGGCGTCTGGGCCGAGCACTCCACCCAGATCGACCAGAACGGGTCCGTCTCCGCGATCGCGGCCACGGTCAGCCCGTCGGCCGGCACGGTGCACGTGCTGACCGTCGTGCCGGGCAGCGGCGTCTGGCACCGGACCGGCAGCACCGCCGGTGTCTTCCGCTCCAGTGCGAAGATCGACGAGAACGGTACGCTCGCCGGCGTCTCGGCCGCCGCGCTGCCGGACGGCACCGTGCACGCGTTCACGGTCACCCACTGGGGCAGCGTCTTCCACCGGGTGCGGACCGCGGCCGGCGCGTGGCAGTCGTCCGCGGCCGTGCCGACCCGGGCCGGCACCGGGCAGGTCACCGCGCTCGCCGCGGCCGGCTGGCCCGGCACGGCGCTGGAACTGGTCACGGTCCGCTCCGGACTCGGGCTCTGGCACCAGGCCCGCGGCGGCGGCACCTGGCCGTCACCGACCCGGATCGACGGCGACGCGAGCGTGCTGGACGCGTTCGCCGTGCCGCTGACGGACGGGACGCTGCACGTCGGGAAGATCTCCGAGATCTCCTGA
- a CDS encoding Imm1 family immunity protein, translating into MTMLLIDYQAYVEPIPDRETAAEVFDDVASMIRQTGGTGQAIWIRPRGDGEDISPRAFSQGYAGNGDGLRVEIDVEAGRAAVTWLLDGTIAVEHPPGEPLTVMWSADDAPITLSGSRVRVSAATARRLVLEYVTTGSRPTAGVTWEPII; encoded by the coding sequence ATGACGATGCTGCTCATCGACTACCAGGCCTACGTCGAGCCGATCCCGGACCGGGAGACCGCGGCCGAGGTCTTCGACGACGTCGCGTCCATGATCCGGCAGACCGGCGGCACCGGGCAGGCGATCTGGATCCGCCCGCGCGGCGACGGCGAGGACATCTCGCCCCGCGCGTTCTCCCAGGGGTACGCCGGCAACGGCGACGGCCTGCGGGTCGAGATCGACGTCGAGGCGGGCCGGGCCGCGGTGACCTGGCTGCTGGACGGCACGATCGCGGTGGAGCACCCGCCGGGTGAGCCGCTGACCGTGATGTGGTCGGCCGACGACGCCCCGATCACGCTGTCCGGTTCCCGGGTGCGGGTGAGCGCCGCGACCGCCCGCCGCCTGGTCCTGGAGTACGTCACCACCGGCTCCCGCCCGACGGCCGGCGTGACCTGGGAACCGATCATCTGA
- a CDS encoding DddA-like double-stranded DNA deaminase toxin — MSPEVRAAGATMLDRPEGVNRPTTGQRVDDPNAEPVYSGGRDRGPANDVDHSRIHRPPDGAPWPQAPDVLYQHVEMKIAADMRAGGDTHAEVVLDNGTCGTRARDQRNGVDCDTLLPGVLPAGSTMTVWTTTDGGQTYYRKTYQGDGSLLRP; from the coding sequence GTGTCCCCGGAGGTCCGGGCCGCCGGCGCGACCATGCTGGACCGGCCGGAGGGTGTCAACCGGCCGACCACCGGGCAGCGCGTCGACGACCCGAACGCGGAACCGGTCTACTCCGGCGGCCGTGACCGGGGCCCGGCGAACGACGTCGACCACTCACGCATCCACCGCCCGCCGGACGGCGCGCCGTGGCCGCAGGCGCCCGACGTGCTCTACCAGCACGTGGAGATGAAGATCGCGGCGGACATGCGGGCCGGCGGCGACACCCACGCCGAGGTCGTCCTGGACAACGGCACCTGCGGCACCCGGGCGCGGGACCAGCGCAACGGCGTCGACTGCGACACCCTCCTGCCCGGCGTGCTGCCGGCGGGCAGCACAATGACGGTCTGGACCACCACCGACGGCGGCCAGACGTACTACCGGAAGACCTACCAGGGCGACGGGAGCCTGTTGCGGCCATGA